TCAGGCACCTTACCATCGTACCGTATCGAAGTCACCTTACCATCGTACCGTATCCGGGTCACCTTACCATTGTTACTTATCCTGCCAACCTTTCCATCGTGACGTATCCGGGTCATCTTAACACCGTGCCGTATCTGGGTCACCTTACCGGGCCACCTTACCATCGTACCGTATCCGGGTCACCTTACCATTGTGACATATCCTGCCAACCTTTCCATCGTGACATATCCGGGTCACCTTAACACCATGCCGTATCTGGGTCACCTTACCATCATGCCGTTCCCGGGCCACCTTACCATTATGCCGTACCCTGGTGACCTTACAACTGTGCCGTACCCGGGCCACCTTAACACCGTACCGCTTCCGGGCCACCTTAACATCGTGCCGTACTCGGGCCACCTTACCATCGTGCAGTATCCGGGCCACCTTATCATCGTGCCGTATCCGGGCCACCTTTCCATTATGCCGTTCCCGGGCCACCTTACCATCGTGCCGTATCCGGGCCACCTTTCCATTATGCCGTTCCTGGGCCACCTTACCATCGTATCGTATCCGGTCCACCATTCCATCGTACCGTATCCGGGCCACCTATCCATTATGCCGTTCCCGGGCCACCTTACCATCGTGCCGTATCCGGGCCACCTTTCCATTATGCCGTTCCCGGACCACCTTACCATCGTATCGTATCCGGGCCACCATTCCATCGTACCGTATCCGGGTGAACTTATCATCGTGACATATCCGGGTCACCTTACCATCTTGCGATTCCCGGGTCACCTTAACACCATGCCGTATCTGGGCAACCTTACCATCGTGCCATTTCCGGGTCACCTTAACACCATGCCGTATCCGGGTCATCTTACCATCGTAACGTATCCTGGCCACCTTACCATAGTGCGGTTCCCGGGTCACCTTAACACCATGCCGTATCTGG
This genomic stretch from Mya arenaria isolate MELC-2E11 chromosome 10, ASM2691426v1 harbors:
- the LOC128204739 gene encoding uncharacterized protein LOC128204739, with the protein product MVDRIRYDGKVAQERHNGKVARIRHDGKVARERHNGKVARIRHDDKVARILHDGKVARVRHDVKVARKRYGVKVARVRHSCKVTRVRHNGKVARERHDGKVTQIRHGVKVTRICHDGKVGRICHNGKVTRIRYDGKVAR